From Candidatus Zixiibacteriota bacterium, a single genomic window includes:
- a CDS encoding porin family protein: MKKKTILVSLVTLITIGITSVNAQTPIYWGVKGEMNLSNFLLSDFDHLSSKMKVGPNLGGFMRVELHENFALQPELSFFYRNAKMEALSEDDTFKQWGMQLPVYALGQYRTYNGLFYGGIGPFVGLGFDARLDDLDIDLYKEVAGKTPMNRWDFGLGLLLGYEFNSGLQLNAGYQFGLVNQADELTALKNVINGSDDAKMRTQTVNVGIGYRF, translated from the coding sequence ATGAAGAAAAAAACAATTTTAGTAAGTTTAGTTACCCTTATAACCATAGGGATAACAAGTGTAAATGCACAAACACCCATCTATTGGGGTGTGAAAGGTGAAATGAATCTGTCGAACTTTTTACTGAGCGACTTCGATCATCTGTCGAGTAAAATGAAGGTGGGCCCTAATTTAGGCGGATTCATGAGAGTCGAATTGCACGAGAATTTTGCACTTCAACCGGAACTGTCGTTTTTCTATAGAAATGCTAAAATGGAAGCTCTCTCGGAAGATGACACATTCAAGCAGTGGGGAATGCAACTCCCGGTATATGCTTTAGGTCAATACAGAACCTATAACGGATTATTCTATGGAGGTATTGGGCCATTCGTAGGATTGGGTTTTGATGCAAGACTTGATGATCTGGACATAGACCTGTATAAAGAAGTGGCGGGGAAAACGCCTATGAACCGTTGGGACTTTGGTCTCGGGCTCTTGCTGGGATATGAGTTCAACAGTGGTTTGCAACTGAACGCAGGGTACCAGTTCGGACTGGTTAATCAGGCGGACGAGTTGACCGCTTTGAAAAATGTAATCAACGGCTCGGACGATGCTAAAATGCGGACACAAACTGTGAACGTAGGCATAGGATATCGTTTCTGA